From Pseudofrankia saprophytica, a single genomic window includes:
- a CDS encoding polyketide synthase dehydratase domain-containing protein yields MDLTHHYNTLTTHGLDYGPTFQNLTAAWHDDTTLYATLTLPDTLPDTHRYTIHPASSTPPSTPSPSPPPPTPPTPTPPPPTSPSPSPPPKPTPPPPPPPTPPSPPPPPPPPPSTSPTPPEPPSPPSTPSPPAPPPKTTSTPPRRPARPIPCTP; encoded by the coding sequence ATCGACCTCACCCACCACTACAACACCCTCACCACCCACGGCCTCGACTACGGCCCCACCTTCCAAAACCTCACCGCCGCCTGGCACGACGACACCACCCTCTACGCCACCCTCACCCTCCCCGACACCCTCCCCGACACCCACCGCTACACCATCCACCCCGCCTCCTCGACGCCGCCCTCCACACCCTCACCCTCACCACCCCCACCCACACCCCCAACCCCAACCCCACCACCCCCAACCTCCCCTTCACCTTCACCACCACCCAAACCCACACCACCGCCACCCCCACCGCCCACGCCACCATCACCCCCACCACCCCCACCACCGCCACCATCCACCTCACCGACCCCACCGGAACCCCCCTCACCACCATCCACACCCTCACCACCCGCCCCGCCACCAAAAACCACATCGACACCGCCGCGGCGGCCGGCTCGGCCGATTCCCTGTACACCCTGA